In the genome of Verrucomicrobiota bacterium, the window GCAAATTCGTCAAAGCGTGTTAGCTCAACTTCGTTTGGTTGCCGGAAAACATCCAAAGGACAATCCAACCCAAGAATCCGAATCAAGCGGGTTTCTCGCACAGCCTGCGTGACTTCCTCTCCTGCCACTTTCACCCAACCAGGAAGCCGGTGAAGGGTGAGTCCGCCATGCTCATCACAATGGCGAACGAGTGCCGCTGCCCAGCTTTCCGCCGATTCCATAGGCTCGAGCCAAATGTCAGCATCCCAAGTTCTTCGGGAAAAACCATGAGCAATCACGGCCAGTCCCCCCAACGCCATTACGCGATGCTTTGTGGCTAGTTTCCGGATGAACTGATCGGCTTCGGTCCCCATTCCTTTACGGATTCGTTGATTTTGCTGGCAATCTCCCAATCGCCCGCCAAAGAGTCAGCGCTTCGGGGCCACGGCTCGCTGTTGTCGAGATCGATCCCAACCCTTCGGCGGGGTCTCCCCTGGCGGATGCGGTCCAACATTCGCTGGCGAGCTAGATGAGTGGCGAATTCCTCTTGGAGACGTTGGATGCTGGGGCGATATCCCTTCACGGTTTTACGGTAGCATAGGCGCCTTTACTTCGGCAGCTTTTTCAATCCGCCGAGTCGGCAGACACGCTGGAAGTCTTTCGCCTCGACCGGGGTGATGGAGAGACGATTTCCCTTTCGGAGAATGAGCAGGTCTTCCAGGGCGGGATCTTCTTTCATCTCTTCGAGGGGCAAGTAGTGGGGAAACTCGGCCACGAAGGCGACGTCCACCAAAATCCAACGCGGGGCCTCCCGCTTGGACTTGAGGTCGAAGTAAGGCGAGGCCGGATCGAACTGGGTGGCATCGGGGTAGGCGGTGCTGGCAATTCTGGCCACCCCAGCCACGCCCGGAGGTTTGGTGTTGGAATGGTAAAAGAGCGCCAGGTCGCCCGGTTTCATTTCATCACGCATGAAGTTGCGAGCTTGGTAGTTGCGAATGCCGTCCCAAGGTTCCTGCCCGACTCGGGCCAAATCTTGGAGCGAGAAGACATCCGGTTCGCTTTTCATGAGCCAGTAGTTCATCGGTAAGACCTGGCGCAGTTTTAGGGGGTCCACAAACTCGGACCTCTCTTTCGCTTCTTGCCAGAGGTTGCCAAGGGCGGAGCAGAAATGAGTTTGCGAGCCAGGTCTGTCTGATCGAAGACTTCCCGGCACTTCGTAACTGAGAAACATGGAAACATTTTGGAATCTTTTAAAGGAGCCCTTTGTCTGGGGCTTGGCGCTCGGTCTCGCGGGGATGATTTTTGTCTGGAAGTCCTCGCTGACCCAAAAGGGCTTTCTCAAGAGGGAAATGAAGCGGCTGGAGAAAGAGGCGAGCGAACTCCAATCCCACCTC includes:
- a CDS encoding EVE domain-containing protein — translated: MNYWLMKSEPDVFSLQDLARVGQEPWDGIRNYQARNFMRDEMKPGDLALFYHSNTKPPGVAGVARIASTAYPDATQFDPASPYFDLKSKREAPRWILVDVAFVAEFPHYLPLEEMKEDPALEDLLILRKGNRLSITPVEAKDFQRVCRLGGLKKLPK